TGCATTAAATTTTATCCGATCAATATGTAAGCACCCTCCAGAGTAGAGAAACTACAATATCAATTGGGGTAGCGGTTTCGTGTGCCTCTATATGCATTGAAATTGTTATGCTGTTTGGTAATCTAGAGTTTGTGAtgatttgaattttattttaaatgattTGAAGTCTCAATGGTTTCGGCCTTGTCAATGTGACTGAACTTTTTGTGACTGAaccttgttattttttttctgtttttgtttttaggtatCTAGAGTTAAAATGAGTCTGGTTGACGAAAGAACCATATTGAGGAGCATCGTAACAAAACAGGATCGTCTGTACCTCCTCAATAAGGTatgttttctctatttatatGTCTGCATAAGTATATGTGAATATTGATTAATGTAATCTGAAAGAATTTAAAtttgatgtgtgtgtgtgtgtgtgtatttttttttataggtgATAGGCGCTCGTTTAATCTCGTATGAGATAAAGAACTTCTTCGTGCCAAAATCAGACTACACTGAGTTGTCAGAAAAAAAGTCATACTACACTGGAACTATCCGATTTGACAACGAGACACAAAAAGAAGCCTCTTTTTTCAAATTTGCACAGAATGAAGGAGAAATAGCTAAGCATATTTTTAAAGCAGCTTCCAAATTGAATCAAGATGGAATCCTACAGCCCTGGTTTCTCACCAATAACAAATTAGAGAAGACGTGGATTTTATGTTACGAGCGCTTCAACTATCTTCTCAGTGAGCTACCAGATAACGACATTTTTGAGCTGCCTGAAAATTGGCGTCTTTCTGTTAGGTATAGACATTCTCTTAGCATTTGTCTTTTttaaatataatatattattTACTAAGCTGACTGTATATTGCAGGAACTCTATGGAGACCATCAAATACATACATGAACGCTATCTTCTTCATCTGGGTTTGAAAAAAAGAAGTAGCTACGCCCTAATTAAAGACAAGAAtggtttcaaaatcaaaatcctctTTGATCGTAATTCGTCGAGTGAGAATTCGGTGTACAACATAAAAAAGGCAAAATTGGATGATTGGAAAGATTATAAGGACGTGCTGGAGTTTCTGTTGAAGTCATTGCCACAAACGGATGACCTAAAGTTGTTTCTAAGTTATTTTGGTCTGGGCCAAAATGGGTAAGTAATATGATTAGTTTCCTTGACTATTTTATATATGgatatgtgtgtatgtgtgtgtgttatgtCATTGGGTTGGTTTTTAATTGTCATTTCTTTGTGCTATTTGTTTTCAGGAAATATAAGGTTTTCGTCGATCGGCTCATCAGACATCCTTTTCTCTTGCGTGCTGAAGAAAAGATGCAGCTTATTACAAATGTACAACATGCAATTATTACCCAAATGATCAGTCAAAATTTTCGGAATGCTGTAAATGGTGAAAAATTCTCCGAGTATGAGAATTGGGATAAGAAACTTGATAATTGGCTGGCAAATATATACTCACGGCAAATAAGAGCTGGAATCAGATATAACGTCCTCAAGGTAACAGGTCTCATCAAGTTTTTAAAAGATATTTATGTCCACCATTGTGGTCAAGTTGAAGAGGTCGATTCTCATGTGCCGCATTCGTTTCCTGGGTTATATGGTCGGCTTTATGAGTCTTTATGAAGGTATTACTATATATTTATTGTGATTGATATGGATGTTAGCTTTGTTGTTAATTGTCCCAATAATGCGTATTATCTTCTCTTGTTTAAATgtaaatttctgtttttttttttttgttcagtaATAATTTTAAATGCCTGTGCATTTCTTGAGTTAGGACGTTAGAGCTGGGATACTGCcgaattaaaaaataaaatattgtgAGAATTCAACAATTCGATTGAAATTGTTAGTGCAAAGACTGAATCATTTGTCCTCAATTTTGGAAACATAGGGGGAAGAGGCTGTCAGTGCAAAGACTGAATCGAAGTCTGAAACAGTGGAGAAATCTGACAACTGAAATGAAGCCGAGAATCTGGTTCCGCAGCGAACAAGGAAAGTGAGAATCCACCTCCACTGAAAATTGTAAGTTCTCCTTCAGTACTATAATAAAATCCACGTGCTTAACAATACATATTTCCTCCATATATTCGTGTCTCATTGAAGTTACATGGTGTGGTGCAGGAAGTTCCTTCAGAATGAATTTGAGATGTGCACGAAGGCCAGAGGTTATCCCTGCAAATGCATAGGTGTCTCCTTTGCATACATAAGCAGGGAACTAGAGTTGGGGAGCATGTGGTGATGAGGAAGCTTACTAATGAATTCAGCAATTATATAGAAGAAATCGTGGTTTGAGCGATATCTTATCATTTGATGCAAAACAAAGATCCAGTGTACCGTAATGGAAAGCGTGTTATATCATCAACAAGGTACACTCACACTTTCTGTGTGCATGATTTCTCAATAATATAGGTTTCTTGGTTATATCTTGCTGCAAATAAACCGCACTAATGTCGGCATGTGAAACAGTTTGTCCCCTGGACTGAGTATATTCCAGGAGGGAATATATGGCGGCAAAGATTCTCTGAAATTGCAGACAGATGCTGATTCTGACGAGGTCTTTATTTTATCTTAATTTCACCTTTGATATTGTGCATCTCAACAATTGGACTAATGATTTATCATTTGTTCTCAAACTGAGGGGCAAGAAGCTGTCAGTGAAAGACTGAATCAAAGTCTGAAACAGCGAATAAATCTGACACCAAAAATGAAGCAGAGAAATCTGGTTCTGCAGCGAAAAAGGAAAGCGAGAATCCACCTTCTTCAAAAATTGTAAGTTCAAATTCGTCAGTTCTATAATAAAATCCACCTGGTTAACGATACATATTGTCTCCATTTATTCCTTGTCTCATTGAATTTGCTAATGGTTACTGATCAAGTATATGCTATAAGATCCTCTGCACAagtttcatctttttctttactttctgGGTAACAAGTTTTTGTTGACATGAATATTTGACTAATTAGATGCTCTTAATCTTATGGATTTTGTCAATAAGTAGTTTTCGTGGTTTGAatatattgcttttgtttttgcatCCAAATTTTGGCTGTATGGAAGCTATACGTTCTGCACTGAATTTGTTAAATGCTTTTTAAGTCCTGTTTTCCAGATCAACCCATCAAAAGATAtctcgttaaggtatcaaaacTAGTTGATAGAAGACCAAGTATTGAGGCCTAAAGGGACATAGATCCTATTTCTGCATTTAATGCCACAATCCCTTTGGTCATCCTTTAAAGAATTGCAGGAGATCAGTAGGAATCTCCATTCTGGCACAATATAAAAGTTATGACTGTTTTCAAGTCTAGGCTTCATTCAGCTTCATCCATATAATAACAAATCTGCAATATGCTTATCTGCTTTGTGATTTCATGTTAGATATAGTTCTCAAATGATTATCATCAGATTTTTCTGTATTGCATGTCAAAGTGGTCTGATCTTCTCCTGAAACCTGCCCCCTTACATATATTCTTTAAAGATGGCGTTGTTATGTATGACAGAAAACAGTAAATGATATGCATTCTAGTTCTGGTGAAACCATCTTAAACCTTTCTGCAAGTGTGAGGCATTTCATTTTTCTCTGAAAACCTCAGTTCATGGGAACCAtcttttctgattttcatggcATACACCCTTGAATAAAGtcacgtgtccatgtggacttTGGAGGTCCAAGATGGACAATCTTTGAAAGTCCAAAGTACTTCCATATCTTCCTAGTTGTATAATTCTGAAACTTGAGCTTGTATTAATGAAATATTTTCTGCTTGTTTTACAATTGTTGGTTTTATGATGCCAATGACAGGGAAGAACTTGGATGTTATTAACAAGTGCTGCATATGTTCATCTGAAACACTACTTATCCAAACACATCCGGAACCTTTCACCTGCGAGCAGAGCTATTTGGCTATCAGGACCTGCAGGTATGCTATTTgacatctttttctattttgCATTGACATTCTTATGCCTCATTTTTTTCTTAGAGTCAATCTAACTTGCATGTTTAATTCCCGCAGAACTTCATCATCAAATGGTCGCCAAGGCTTTAGCTCATTTCTTTGAATTGAAGTTGCTGTTGTTGGATGTTAACCGAGTATTTGCAGCTTTACTCTTCAATAAACTTTGGCTCATCACAGTTACTTGTATGCCATTTTTCGCATTTTACCGATGCAGAGTTAATATGGGTGTACTAAAAATGATTCAGCAAGCATTCTCTGCTGTTCATGTATCTCTGTTACATTGTAATGTAATCCTGTGGAACGGGAGATTGTGGTATTTGGAGATGATTTGGGATTTTAGCAAAATAGGTAGGCGAACTTGCATTCGATATGCAGTGTTCGGAGATGGCTAGCATTTCATACATTGTTCCATACTTCCATCTTTTGTAATTTCTCATTGTACAGTGTTGtattattaaaaataataaaatatacaTTTTAAAACCCCTGGAGTTACTTAGGGCCTAATAAACAATATTTATGCACCACCAGCCTTCACAAATTGGGCCATATCTATAGCATTATAAAGCGAGTCCGGCCCAAGAGACTTCACCAAAAATCGCCTGATCAAATCCTCTTCGGTCCAACTCAGAAACCCAGCAACAAACTCCTCCAGATACCCTTTGTGCTTGAGCCGTTGTACTAGTGGTAGCCCAAACGTGGAGGCCCAAATCTGTTGAGGTACACAAACACGAAATGGTCCCAGGAGCCTAATCCGGTCTTGGACTCGTACCAGTTCATCCGCAGTGCCCAGCAAATGAAGCGAAGCCATATCAACCTTCTTGAGGCTTGACCCAAGACCAAGGCTCTGTCTTTGCCGCTATGGAAGACTGGGAAGTTGAGGTTGAGAGGGTTTAGGGGTTGGGGATTTGTTCCAGGATTGAATTCTGGTTTTTGCGGAGCTCAATTTGATTGGTTGAGAGGGATTCCAGGGAGCGCTGGAGGTCTTGAATTGATGGCTGGGTGTGGTCTTTGGGGGCTCTAGCTCAAACCCTAGGGAAACCATTTTGGTGGTGCTCATTTGGGAATTGAGGCTCTGTGAGGAAGACGAAACAAGTGTCAACGTGTGATAGTGGAGCCTTGTGCTCTATTTAGCCAATAGGTaaatatagaaagaaagaaaaaaaaaatggaaactagAAAAACCATTAAGAAACTTCTACAAAGGCCAGGTTATTGTTTATAAGGGTAGATTAAATGTTTTATggtaaataaaatcaaactcatCATACTTTAATGATTGTTTTAAAATTACAAGTTCAAACGTGCAATCGATTTACTAATAGTTAACTTGAGATAACACCTAATCCGTTCAATTAATAGGTTGTGTCATGTTGAATTCGATAACTCATTTACGGGTCACAACTTGACGGTCTAGACCCATTTAAGATGTTAAATCCCTAAATGGACCGGTTTATGTTAATCACAAATAACCCAACTGGATCCTTTTAATAAACATGCAACTGGAGTTATTTCATGTTGGCCGGTTAGCATGTAAATGAGCCGTTTAATGAATGGGTATTGACAAGGTAACATGCATGTGTAAGAAATTAAAGAGAAACAAGCATGTAAatgtagggctgggcacgggacGGGCCAGTTATATGCTGATATCGAGCCTAGTGCCGGAAATATTTTTCAGAACGGGACGGGCCTTGGTTTTTTTGAATATGGTACCGACGGTACCAAAACCGAACGAGATCGGATCGGGCCGGGGTCCATTTCGGGATCCCTGACTCCCTTGTTTTTTCCTATCACCTGATTCACTTAAGGATATCTGGTTTTCCAGATTTCACTCATCCCAGAATGCAAATACATATTTCTAGCAATCCTAGCACTACAACCTACAAATCTACAATGTTGACACATTCAATTTTGTcttaaaacaaatcaaaatgaaGCACATCTGCCATGAAAAGAAGAATGACAAGTTGACAACAATCACAACATGTCAATATCTGCACATGACAAAATATCAAGTCAAAAATCTACAACTGATTTAATGGTAGATCCAATTCATTTCATTGATCTCAATATGCAGCCCTGCAAGTGCAAGATCCTAACAAACTAACTCCACTAGTACccaaatttgaaaacaaatCAAACTGTACTAAGGCTATTGTCTTGGAGCTATCCACTCTTAGAACTATCCACTGCAAAGTCTCCAATTTTCCCTCTAGGACAGTAAATGCAGTGAGCTGTTTTTTTAACAATGCCTATCTCATTCCCTTCAGCATCTTTACCCTTCTCAATCTTGTC
This portion of the Rosa chinensis cultivar Old Blush chromosome 1, RchiOBHm-V2, whole genome shotgun sequence genome encodes:
- the LOC112182800 gene encoding uncharacterized protein LOC112182800 isoform X2, whose amino-acid sequence is MSLVDERTILRSIVTKQDRLYLLNKVIGARLISYEIKNFFVPKSDYTELSEKKSYYTGTIRFDNETQKEASFFKFAQNEGEIAKHIFKAASKLNQDGILQPWFLTNNKLEKTWILCYERFNYLLSELPDNDIFELPENWRLSVRNSMETIKYIHERYLLHLGLKKRSSYALIKDKNGFKIKILFDRNSSSENSVYNIKKAKLDDWKDYKDVLEFLLKSLPQTDDLKLFLSYFGLGQNGKYKVFVDRLIRHPFLLRAEEKMQLITNVQHAIITQMISQNFRNAVNGEKFSEYENWDKKLDNWLANIYSRQIRAGIRYNVLKGEEAVSAKTESKSETVEKSDN
- the LOC112182800 gene encoding uncharacterized protein LOC112182800 isoform X1, yielding MSLVDERTILRSIVTKQDRLYLLNKVIGARLISYEIKNFFVPKSDYTELSEKKSYYTGTIRFDNETQKEASFFKFAQNEGEIAKHIFKAASKLNQDGILQPWFLTNNKLEKTWILCYERFNYLLSELPDNDIFELPENWRLSVRNSMETIKYIHERYLLHLGLKKRSSYALIKDKNGFKIKILFDRNSSSENSVYNIKKAKLDDWKDYKDVLEFLLKSLPQTDDLKLFLSYFGLGQNGKYKVFVDRLIRHPFLLRAEEKMQLITNVQHAIITQMISQNFRNAVNGEKFSEYENWDKKLDNWLANIYSRQIRAGIRYNVLKVTGLIKFLKDIYVHHCGQVEEVDSHVPHSFPGLYGRLYESL